GCCCGCGAAGGCGCCGAAGGCCGGCAGGATCAGTTTGCCCCCGTCGAAGGCGAAGCAGCGCTCCCGCACCCGCCGGCCCGGCACGACGACGGCGGCCACCGGGTGCAGATGCCCCGACAGTTCGCCGACGGCGCCGGGCACCGCCTCGTGCCGGAAGGTCAGCGGGCCGAGCGCCAGCTCGTCCAGGATGCGGCCGCCGAACCCCTCCGGCGGTTCCGGGTCGTGGTTGCCGGTGACCCACAGCCAGTCCGCCACCCGCCCGGTCAGGTCGCGCAGCCGCGCCACATCCCCCGCCTCCATGCGGCTCGCCGCCCGACGGTCGTGGAAGCTGTCGCCCAGGCAGATCACCCGCTCCGGGGCCAGCCGCTCCACCAGCCCGGCCAGCCGGTCGAGCGTCGCCCGCGTGTCGTAGGGCGGCAGCATCCGCCCGCGCGCCGCGAAGGCGGAGCCCTTCTCCAGATGCAGGTCGGCGACCACCAGGGTCCGCTCCGCCGGCCAGACCAGAGCGCCGGAAGGATCGGGGGCCAGCGCGGCGCCCCGCAGGGTCATCGTCGTGTCCATGTCCCTCACAACGTCAGCCGGCCCTGAGCATCACGGGGCGCATCACGGGTCGCATCCAGCTCCGGCATCGCCTCGGCCACCAGATCGGCGGCGGCCTGCTCGAGAAGCTCGTCGGTGGCGGAGCCGTCCACCCGCTCGCGCCCGATCTCCAGGATGACCGGCACGGCGAGGGGGGAGATGCGGTCGAGGTCCTTGTGGGTGATGCGGCCCTTCACCCGTATCAGGAAATCCGACAGGCGCCGCACGTCGGTCAGCCCGCCCGCCGCGTCGGCGCGGGTGGCGCGCAGCAGCACATGGCCGGGGTCGTGCTTGCGCAACACGTCGTAAATCAGGTCCGAGGAGAAGGTGACCTGCCGCCCGGACTTCTCCTGTCCGGGATGGCGGCGGTCGATGACCCCGGTGATCAGCGCCACGTTGCGGAAGGTGCGCCGCAGCATCGAGGACTCGTCCATCCAGGCTTCCAGATCGTCGCCCAGCATGTCCTGGTCGAACAGGTCGTCCATATCCTTGGGCGTGCGCAGCGACCACACCGCCAGCACGTAATCGGTGGCGACGAAGCCCAGCGGGCCGCAGCCCATCCGTTCCATCCGGCGGGTCA
The window above is part of the Azospirillum sp. TSH58 genome. Proteins encoded here:
- the pdeM gene encoding ligase-associated DNA damage response endonuclease PdeM, producing the protein MDTTMTLRGAALAPDPSGALVWPAERTLVVADLHLEKGSAFAARGRMLPPYDTRATLDRLAGLVERLAPERVICLGDSFHDRRAASRMEAGDVARLRDLTGRVADWLWVTGNHDPEPPEGFGGRILDELALGPLTFRHEAVPGAVGELSGHLHPVAAVVVPGRRVRERCFAFDGGKLILPAFGAFAGGLNVLDPAVSGLLAARFEVHLLARGKVHRFPCSRLSPDKA